In the Sandaracinus amylolyticus genome, CCGTGCATCGTCGTGATCGACGAGATCGGGCGCGCGAGCGACGACGCGTAGGTGATGCGCACGTCGACGTGGCTCGAGCCCGGCTCGAGCACGTAGTCGATCGCGGCGTCGACGCCCTCGAACTCCGTCGACAGCGGCCCCGACGTGATCGCCTCGAAGAAGGGCAGCGCGCGCAGCGGCCCCGACGCGCGCACGATCGCGGCGCCACCGTCGCTGCCGTCGGCGAGCACGGTCACGCTCGTCGTCATCACCGTGTAGCGCCCGGTGAGGATCAGGATCTCGCCGAAGTCGCCGACGTCGACGAGCGCGCCCTCTTCGACGCGCGCGATGCCGAGCGGACGGCCGCCCCACGGGTCGTAGAGGTGCGAGGGCCCGACGTCCTCGATCACCATCGCCACGCGATCGTTCGCGAGCAGGAACCCGCCCTCGTCCCACGTGCCGAGCCCGCTCGGGAACGGCGGCAGCGCGTCGCCCGCGACGCGTCCTGCGCGCGCTTCTGCCGGCCCCGCGCCGAGCGGATCGGCATGGCCGTCCGGATCGCCGAGCTCGAGCTCGGGTGGGCTCTCGCAGGTGGGCTGCGCCGCGTCGTTGCCGCCGTCGGCGGTGTCGTCGTCGGGCTCGCCGCACCCGATCGCGAGCGAGAGAGCGGAGATCGTGAAGCAACGAAGAAGCGACGCGCGCATGGCGCGACGGTAACAGAAACTTTGTCGAAACAACTAAGAGCGCAGCTCTCGATCCTGGAGCGGACCGATCACGAGCTGCGCGACGATCGACCCGACGAGCGCGCACGTCATGTCCCACTGCGCGTCCCAGACGTCGCCCTGCCAGCCGAGCCACTCGGGCCCGCTGTCCGGATAGAAGAGGATCACCACGAGCGTCTCGAGGATCTCGTAGAGCGCGCTGAACGCGAGGCAGATGCTCGACACGATCACGAAGAGCAGCGCGCCGCGCTTCATGCCGGAGGCGCGGATCAACACCTCGCGCGCGAACACCGCCGGCACGAGCCCCTGGAAGAAGTGCCCGACGCGATCGAAGTGGTTGCGCCCGAGATCGAGCGCGTCCTTCAGCCACTCGGTGATCGGCACTTCCGCGTACGTGTAGCGAGCGCCGAGCGCGAGCACGAAGAAGTGCAGGCCCGCCATGAAGTACGCGACGTTCGTGAACCTGAGCCGCTTCCAGGTGAGCGCGAGCGCGCCGATCGCGACGAGCCCGAGCGCGAGCTCGAAGAGCCAGATCCAGAAGTCCGCCGCCCCGATCAGCGAAGCGACGCAACAGACGACCACCCACCCGAGCAGCAGCCCAACCGGTCGCGGCATGCGAGCCACGCTCGCGCGATCACGGCCGCACCGCAAGCGATCCGCGGGGACTCGAGATCGCGCCGACGCGAAGCAACCCCACCACGAGCGGCCCGCTCGACACAGCTCGAACGAAACTGCTGTGAGCGCGAGCGCGCGCCGGCGCGCCCTTGCGCGAACGTGCACACCGAAGCCACACGGTGAGCACCTAGATCGTTCTGGAGATCGCGCCTCCGCAGGCGATCACTCGCACGTCGAGCGCGGCACGCGACCTTCGCGGATCTGCAGGATCGGATGGCTGCGCACGTACGCGTTCTGCGGCAGCTCGGTCCAGCTCACTCCGTCGGTGCTGCGATAGAAGCGCTGCCGGTCGTACCACTGGTCCCAGCCGCCGTTCACCGCGACGAACGTCCCGTTCGCGCCGCGCGTCACCGCGCCGATCGTGATGCCCGCCGGCGAGAGCGGCGTCGACGTCCACGTCGCACCGTCGCGCGAGCGGAACACCCGACCGCCGCCCCACACCATCAGC is a window encoding:
- a CDS encoding DUF2238 domain-containing protein; its protein translation is MPRPVGLLLGWVVVCCVASLIGAADFWIWLFELALGLVAIGALALTWKRLRFTNVAYFMAGLHFFVLALGARYTYAEVPITEWLKDALDLGRNHFDRVGHFFQGLVPAVFAREVLIRASGMKRGALLFVIVSSICLAFSALYEILETLVVILFYPDSGPEWLGWQGDVWDAQWDMTCALVGSIVAQLVIGPLQDRELRS